TTTGAACTGGATGATCGGGATCAATACCCTTCCCGGCGTTAAATTCCCGCCGCTGGGCGGTAACGCGGCTTTCCGCAAATATGTCCTGGACCGCGTCGAAAAAGACGCCCCGCCCCGGGAACTCCTGCCATACGGAGAAGATAACTGGCGGATCCGGAAAGCCCTGGCAGCCGGATTTTCCCTGGGGATCAACAAAGACATGGTCGTTTACCATCAGATCCCCCAAAAAAAATTAACCCTTTCCTTTTTATTCCAAAGGAGCGCTCAGGAAGGCCGCTGCCTGGCTAACTATGATAAAAAAACCCGGGATATCGCTTATAATTTATTCTCCATCCCGGCGAACCTTTTGCGCTCCTTGTTTTTCCTTGATCTGAACCGTTTTTTCCGGATGATCGTTAATCTGTCTTATTTGATCAACCGCTTAAAACGCCCTAAAAATGAACGATAGGCTAAAAAGGATCCTGCCGGGGCTATTACTCTCTTGCCTCATCGCGTTCCACGTTATCAACAACCTTATCTGGCTGAACATAGACACATCGTTCCTGAAACTCGATTCCTGGAGGGAATGGGACTACAGCCTGAGGGTGTTCGATTTTCTCAAGTCCCTGTCGCATTTCCCGCATTTCAGTTCCTTATCCACGATCGCCCCGCCATCATGGCACGGGATATTTACGGGATTTATCATTGCCCCGTTCTACCTCATCTTCGGCCCGGGCCAGGATGCCGCGGTATTGATAAACTCAACCATTTTCCTGACTTTGCTGATCCTGTCCGTTTACGCGTTAGCCAAAAAGATCTCCGGCAACGATCAGCGGGTCGGGATATTCGCCGCGTTCCTGGTCAGTTTCTATCCGCTGATCTTCAATCACACGCGGCTGTTTATGCTTGATTTGCCGCTGGCCGCCATATTCAGCGCCGGTTTATACTTTTTGATCGCTTCCGACCGCTTCACCGACAAAAAAAACTCACTTGCCTTCGGGATATGCCTGGGCCTGGGGTTATTGACTAAATTCAACTTTATCCTTTTCATTGCCGGCCCTCTGTTTCTTTCGTTATGCCTGGGCCTGCGCGAAAAAAAGGATAAAACCAGGACCGCCGCGAAAAACATCCGCATCCTGGCCCTGGCCGCGTTCTCCTTATCGGCCTTATTTTATTTTTCGCGCTCCGGCGACATCCTCCAGCGCGTACGCGGCCTGACCTGCGGTGACATAATGCGCGCTTACCGGATACAATTCCCGGAATTTATCGTCTTAAAGATATCCTGGCTGGTCGCTTCACTGGCTACCGCGATATCCGACGGGATGTCCTTTATATTATTCCTGTCTTTTCTCCTGGCGGTTTATCCTTTCTACGGATCTAAAACCAAAAACAAAGCCGAATTATCATTAACCATAGGGATCCCGCTTTTTACCTATATATTCATACTTATCCTGGACCCGGGAAGCATGTTACGCTACAGCCTGCCCATTTTACCCGTGGCCGCGGTCATCACCGCTATCGGGCTGCTCCGTTCGCGCTCCGGCAGGATCTGGGCAGGGTTCATATCCGCAGCGGCGATCCTGCAATTCTTTGCGGTATCCTACGGCATCCCGGCATTGCCCCAAAAAACCGGCTTTTGCCTTAATCGAAACAAGCCTTTCGCTTTCGACCTTGTTCTTTTCAAGCAAAAACTCGAGGTCAACCCTTACCGCCAGGATAAATCCTCCCACCCCTCCAGATCAGACTGGAAAGCCGGGGATGTTTTCAATATCATAAAGAAAGACGCCCCGTCCGGAAAGCATATAAAAATACTAATGCTTAGCTCCCCCCCGGAGATATATGAGGCTATCTCCGCGATGATAGCGCTTAACAAAGAACGCGTAAGCATACTTACCATAAATATGGTCGAGCCGTTTTATATAAAACGCTTTGCCCCTTTGGGGGAATTATGCCTTATAACCGATTATCTGCTTATTCTCGACCGCAAAACAGCCCCTAAGCCCGACCGGCCCAGGACCGAGTGGGAAAGAAAGATCGCGCAAGCCCAGGAGGTCTTTTACCGGAATATCGACAAGTTCACATTATTGGAAAGCGTGCGCCTGCCGGACAATACAAACCTGCTGGTCTATAAAAATACCGCATATCCCGGTTCAGCCGGGTCCAGAACGGCGCGCAGCGGGGGATTAAAAGCGGTTTTTGATTCCGGAAGCTGCAGGATATTCTATAACGGCGTTGAGATAACCCGGGGCCTGGGCTTGTTCTCCGCGGTCTTATCCCAGCAATCCTGGCGGGATTCACTGGAAGCGGTCTGGAGCGTCAAAAAAGAAGGCGATTCGCGATTGATCGCCTCAGGCAGATGGATGTTCGCTCCGGTAAAACAAATATGGGTGATCGATGTATTCCCCGGCAAGATAACCTGGCGGATAAAGCTGGAGGGGGAAAATAACGTTAAGATCAAAGCAATCGACTGTAAACTGATGCTTTCGGATAAATACAAGGTATTGACGGCTTCAACCGGCATCCAAAAGGCGCTTGACTTCAGGTACGCTGACGAACCGTGCAAAAGGGTCTGGGCAGGCAGCGGCAGCGATACAATGACCTTTACACCGCGGCCGGAGGATAAGCTTTCCTTACCAAAGATAACCCTCGCCGCGGACCTGCTGCCCGCCGGCTCTATCTCTGTCGCGGAACTCTCCGTTCAGCCCTCTGAAAGAGCGATCACCGCCGGATTTTACAAAAAGAACGGCCTTAGCGACAGCAACTTTCAACCCGGGAAGTCGCAGGATTTCAGGATCGAACTGCTATTTGATCAGAATTAGCCCCTTGGCTCAAACATCCTCATACAACTCGATGCTTTCATAAATATCACAGTCAAAATCGCACCTGCACCTTCCGTCGCGGATATACCGGCGCATTTCTTTAGCGGCAGAAGAAACCCAGATATCGGAAAAGTTGTCGCGCAGAATATTGCCCACAGGCTCGCTTGTCCAGCAAAACCCCACTGAACCGTCGCTGGACAGTTTCACGGTAGTTATACCTTTATAACAGGGCATCCTCTTCTCTTTTCCTGTAAGGGGATTAACATCCCTCTTGACCACATCTGCGACCTTGCCGACAAGCC
The genomic region above belongs to Candidatus Omnitrophota bacterium and contains:
- a CDS encoding glycosyltransferase, with the protein product MISVVIITYNRKLLLKDCLNSVLGQNNCPDFEIIVVDNHSSDRTADLIRDNFRERLRLIPCETRLSLAEAKRLGLNACAGDIIAFTDDDCLAGKNWLKEINLTLSRNDFCGGPTLLKDISLPRWWNGSLNWMIGINTLPGVKFPPLGGNAAFRKYVLDRVEKDAPPRELLPYGEDNWRIRKALAAGFSLGINKDMVVYHQIPQKKLTLSFLFQRSAQEGRCLANYDKKTRDIAYNLFSIPANLLRSLFFLDLNRFFRMIVNLSYLINRLKRPKNER
- a CDS encoding glycosyltransferase family 39 protein; translation: MNDRLKRILPGLLLSCLIAFHVINNLIWLNIDTSFLKLDSWREWDYSLRVFDFLKSLSHFPHFSSLSTIAPPSWHGIFTGFIIAPFYLIFGPGQDAAVLINSTIFLTLLILSVYALAKKISGNDQRVGIFAAFLVSFYPLIFNHTRLFMLDLPLAAIFSAGLYFLIASDRFTDKKNSLAFGICLGLGLLTKFNFILFIAGPLFLSLCLGLREKKDKTRTAAKNIRILALAAFSLSALFYFSRSGDILQRVRGLTCGDIMRAYRIQFPEFIVLKISWLVASLATAISDGMSFILFLSFLLAVYPFYGSKTKNKAELSLTIGIPLFTYIFILILDPGSMLRYSLPILPVAAVITAIGLLRSRSGRIWAGFISAAAILQFFAVSYGIPALPQKTGFCLNRNKPFAFDLVLFKQKLEVNPYRQDKSSHPSRSDWKAGDVFNIIKKDAPSGKHIKILMLSSPPEIYEAISAMIALNKERVSILTINMVEPFYIKRFAPLGELCLITDYLLILDRKTAPKPDRPRTEWERKIAQAQEVFYRNIDKFTLLESVRLPDNTNLLVYKNTAYPGSAGSRTARSGGLKAVFDSGSCRIFYNGVEITRGLGLFSAVLSQQSWRDSLEAVWSVKKEGDSRLIASGRWMFAPVKQIWVIDVFPGKITWRIKLEGENNVKIKAIDCKLMLSDKYKVLTASTGIQKALDFRYADEPCKRVWAGSGSDTMTFTPRPEDKLSLPKITLAADLLPAGSISVAELSVQPSERAITAGFYKKNGLSDSNFQPGKSQDFRIELLFDQN